GCGTAGCTGTCGTCCTCGTCCTCGCGCAGGAAGACGAAGGAGGAGCGGCCCCGGCGCGCGTACCAGCGGCGGGCCTCGTCCAGCAGCGCCACGTAGGCGTCCCGGCCCTCGGGCGCGAGCGGGAACAGGCGCGCGGCGTCCAGCAACCGGAAGAGGTTCGTCCCGGGAGGGCCCAGCTCCAGGACGATGGCGGCCAGCGGCACGCCGTCGCGGCGGGCCACGAGGATGCGGCGCTCGCGCTCCAGCCCGGCCGAGAGCCACGTCTCCGACGCGTCCCGCATGTCCATCCGCTCGCGCGAGAAGTCCAGCGCGTCCACGTAGCAGGCCGGGCGCGTGCGGGCGATCTCCTCCGCCAGGAGCAGCTTCTCCGAGGCATGGGCGGGGCCGATGTCCAGCCCGTCCGCGGGCAGTCCGCTCTCCTCCTCGCAGCTCACGTCCATGAGGCGCACGGGCATCACCAGGGCATCTCCGCTCGGGGCCTGGGCCCGGGCGTAGGCGATGTGGACGCGCTCCATGAGGGGGACGGTGGACTCGGCGTAGGCGATCAGCCACCGGAAGTGGGGGTCGCTCTGCGAGTGCTCCAGCGTGCGCACGTGGATGTCGCGCAGGATCTGTCCGGGCGGCACGTCCCCGGCGGGCTTCCCGGGGCGCTTGGCCAGCTGGTGCACCAGCCAGCCGTGACGGTAGGGGCGCACGGAGGACAGCGTGGCTTCCACTCCCCGCTCGGAGGGCCACACCGTCTGGCAGAAGAGCCGGGGCAGGTGCGCGGCGCGATGGCTCAGGTGCATGAAGCCGGTGCGCAGCTCCTCGAAGTGCTCCGTCGTCTTGCCGGCCAGGTTGAAGTAGCCCGAGTCGACGAAGAGCTCCCACAGCGGCTCGAGCAGCTCCGCGCCCCCGCGCGTGGAGGGGCAGAGCGCCTGGGAGACGAGGTGCACCCAGCGCGCCTCGTCCATGGGCGAGCAGGGCGTCACCTGGAGGCCGTACATCCGCTGTCCCTCCGGCTGCTTGTCCGCCACGTGGCGGATCTCCCCGCGCAGGAGGATGGGCTCGTCGTCCTCGCCCCAGACTTCGATGGGCTGGAGGAGGAGGCCGGGAAAGACGAGGTCCTCGGGGACGCCCCGCAGCCCCATGCCGCTGAAGGAGAGATCCACGACCTCGCGCTCCCGGGGTCCCAGCTGGTTCCACAGCGGGTGTTGGAAGCGGGCGCGCAGGCCCGCGGGAGCCGCCACGCGCCGATGCCAGCGGTGGCGCACCTTCCACAGCCGCCGGGGCATGGGGGTGATCATCCGGTCCCCGCGCACGTCGATGGCCGGCACGCGCATGCGGTAGGCCGAGTTGTAGCCCACCACCTCGATGTCATAGGGGGCCGCGCCCCAGTCGAGCTCCGGATCCTCCCGGCGCCAGTGGAGCTGGGAGGACTCGACGTCGAAGTACTCCAGGGTGACGCGCAGGGTCCGGCCGAGCTGCCGCAGCAGGCCCTGGTGCTTCATCACGCACACGGACTTGAGGATGGAGCGGATGCGCTCGGGCTGGACGAGGGCCTCCTCGATGGGCAGCGGCGAGACCGCGGGCCGGGCGCGTCCCCGCCGGGCCTCCGTGTCCAGCAGGGAGAGGATCTGCTGCCCCTGCTCCAGGGACACCCCCACCAGCTGGATGCCGAGGGGCGCGTCATACCGGCGCGAGTCGCTCCACAGAATCTCACCCCGCAGCGGGCCGATGGTGTGGCCGTTGCCATCCAACAGCAGGTGGAGGGGCCGCTCGCGGGAGGGGAGCTCGGCACCCGGCGAGGGGATGGCCCACACCGAGGTGGGGCTCAGGCGCGTCACCCGGCTGCAACTGAGGCCGGGCTGGGACAGGATGAGGTTGATGCCCTCCTCGGGACCCTGGGCATGCAGCGAATAGCCCGAGTAGCTCCCGGCGGCCAGCACCGGTCCGGTCGGGGTCTCGAGGTCTGTACTGCTCATGGCTCCTCCTTCTCCGGGGGACGCAGCGGCGAGGGCGCTGCCTCATCGTGGTCTTTCTTGTTCCACGAGAGGGTAATCCCTTGCACGAAAATGAGAACGCCCATGCCCTTTTTTCGTCAAGCGGAGCTGCCATTCTTTGCCCAGCGTCCGCCGTGCGCCCGGCGTGGCTGGAAAACTCCGCTCCTCCCGGTCGAGACCCTGGAACCCCTGTATATCTCAGGGAAAACGGCTCCCGCCTGGAGTCGGGCAAACAATGACTTGCAGGGTGCGTGGGAAGGCTTGTCAGGCTTTTGCCGGACTGGCGGAGCTGCAGTCCCGCCGCATCAATTGCCTCGGGACGTGAGAATCCGTCCGCCACGTGAGAGGGGTTGCGGGGTTTGGAGGAATTGCGAGGCCCTGGCCGCCACCGGGGTGTCGCCGGGTGGGCGGAGTCCGGGGACGGGGTGTGCGGCGCAAGACGGTCGAACGCGCTGTGGACGGCCGCTGCGGGAACGGCGAGGCTCCTCCCTGGGAGGATGCCGCATGGCCAGGCGTACCGCCGAGGACGACTTCAACATCGAGGTGCTCAAGCTGATGCTCCAGCTGGCCTGGAGCGACGGTCAGCTCGATGAGCGGGAGGTGGGGCTCCTCCTCGGCTCGGCGAGGAGCTGGGGAGTGCCGGAGTCGGAGGTGGCCGCCCTGAGGAAGGCGCTGGAGAGCAACGCGTTGCCCCCGGCTCCGGACCTGGCGCTGCTGCGCAACCGCCCGGACGAGGTGTTCGAAGCGGCCCGCGCGCTCATCGCGTGCGATGGCCAGTTGCAGGCATCCGAGCAAGAGATGCTCGAGGAACTGCGCATCATCCTGAGCCCCGGGCGCTGACCCAAGGGTCCTGGCCGCATCCGGGTGTGCAGGGGAGGGGAGTGGATGCTAGAGGATACGAAAGAGGCACTACGGCAACGGCTCCTCCGGACGAAGCCGGAGGATCAGATCGCCGGGATGTTCTGCGAGAGCGCCTTCCTGGCGATGAGCGAGCTGTTGGGGCGCGAGGAGGCGGAGTCGATGCGCGCCGCCGTGTGGCCCATCTGGGAGTGGGTGGGGGTCGCGCGGTATCCCATGGCGGACCTGCTGCGGCTGGCCGACGCCGCGGCGGACCGCCTGGCGAGCCAGGGCGAGCTGTCGTACGGGAAGGCGCTGGAAGTCATGGGGGAACGCATGACGGGGCGGGTGCTGCAGCTTCCGCTCATCAAGGCCTACCGCATGAGCGACAGCGGCAACGCGCATGACCGCCTGGCCTTCTCCATCAAGTCGAGCCAGTTCATCTGCACCTATGGAGAGCGCAGGTACGAGAGCCTGGGTCCCAACCAGGGCCGGCTCATCCTCGTGCGTGAGCTGCTGGGGCCCTCGTGGGTGCTGGGGCTCTACAAGGGGACCGTCAAGAACATCACCAGCGTCCGGACGACGGTCTTCCTGGAGGCGTGCTGGGAGCCAGGGCTGGAGTTCCACCTGTTCTTCTCCTGGTAGGGCGCGGACGGAGGAGGCGCTCACTCCTCCGTCCTCGCCACCGGGACGCTCTCCGCCAGCACCACCTCGCGCCGCAGCAGCAGCCGTGCGTCCTTCTTGGGGAGGATGCGCACCTGGAAGCGCCGCTGGTACGCGTCGTCCTTGGCGAAGGCATCCCGGTCCGACACCAGCAGCAGGGCAGTGGGGACCGCGTACCTCGGCGAGTTGTTGCCGTAGTAGTGCACCACCACGAAGTACGTGCCCGTGACGGCCTCGCGTGCGTGGTACAGCTCGGGGCCCAGCCCGTCCGTGATGTCCCAGTGGAGTTGTCCGCCCAGCGTCGTCCGCTTGTTCTTGTAGAAGCACTTCTCTCCCGTGGGCTCCACCACCCACAGGTCGATGTCCGTCCCATCCGAGTTCCAGTGCGTGGTGAGCTGGTAGTCGATGGGCCCCTGCCTGGCGTGCCCCTCCAGCTCGCTCCGGCGCGACTCCAGCACCTTCATCTCGCCCACCAGCCGGGGGTGCTTCGCCAGCGCCGCCAGCATCCGGCCGTAGTGGTAGGCCGCCACCGTCTTCGCCTGCTCGCCATGGCGCTTCCAATTGCCGGCCAGGACGATCTCCCAGTTACGCGCCGCCTCCGCCGGCCGCCCCGCCGCGTCCAGCGCCAGGGCCTCCTCCAGGTAGGACTGCGGCTCGAAGGGACGGTTGAGGCGCACGTGCTCGAAGAGCTCGGCGGCGGCCGGGTACTGGCCGAGCGCCAGCAACCCGTAGCCCACCAGCCGCAGCGCCTCCGCGTCCTTGGGGCGCAGCTCCACCGGTGACGAGAGGGCCCGCACCGCGCCCCACGTGTCTCCCGCGAAGGCCCGCTTGCGCGCCACCGCCTCGTACACCATCACGTCGTCCTTGTTGGACCGCCGCGCCTTCCGGTACGCCAGCTCGGCCTGGAGCCGCTCCTCGCCTCCCGTGTAGGGCGAGTCCCGCAGGGCCT
This DNA window, taken from Archangium lipolyticum, encodes the following:
- a CDS encoding tellurite resistance TerB family protein, with the protein product MARRTAEDDFNIEVLKLMLQLAWSDGQLDEREVGLLLGSARSWGVPESEVAALRKALESNALPPAPDLALLRNRPDEVFEAARALIACDGQLQASEQEMLEELRIILSPGR
- a CDS encoding DUF2378 family protein; amino-acid sequence: MLEDTKEALRQRLLRTKPEDQIAGMFCESAFLAMSELLGREEAESMRAAVWPIWEWVGVARYPMADLLRLADAAADRLASQGELSYGKALEVMGERMTGRVLQLPLIKAYRMSDSGNAHDRLAFSIKSSQFICTYGERRYESLGPNQGRLILVRELLGPSWVLGLYKGTVKNITSVRTTVFLEACWEPGLEFHLFFSW
- a CDS encoding PilZ domain-containing protein, producing MSSTDLETPTGPVLAAGSYSGYSLHAQGPEEGINLILSQPGLSCSRVTRLSPTSVWAIPSPGAELPSRERPLHLLLDGNGHTIGPLRGEILWSDSRRYDAPLGIQLVGVSLEQGQQILSLLDTEARRGRARPAVSPLPIEEALVQPERIRSILKSVCVMKHQGLLRQLGRTLRVTLEYFDVESSQLHWRREDPELDWGAAPYDIEVVGYNSAYRMRVPAIDVRGDRMITPMPRRLWKVRHRWHRRVAAPAGLRARFQHPLWNQLGPREREVVDLSFSGMGLRGVPEDLVFPGLLLQPIEVWGEDDEPILLRGEIRHVADKQPEGQRMYGLQVTPCSPMDEARWVHLVSQALCPSTRGGAELLEPLWELFVDSGYFNLAGKTTEHFEELRTGFMHLSHRAAHLPRLFCQTVWPSERGVEATLSSVRPYRHGWLVHQLAKRPGKPAGDVPPGQILRDIHVRTLEHSQSDPHFRWLIAYAESTVPLMERVHIAYARAQAPSGDALVMPVRLMDVSCEEESGLPADGLDIGPAHASEKLLLAEEIARTRPACYVDALDFSRERMDMRDASETWLSAGLERERRILVARRDGVPLAAIVLELGPPGTNLFRLLDAARLFPLAPEGRDAYVALLDEARRWYARRGRSSFVFLREDEDDSYAAAARLHDEPGTRPCLWLLSARLLPEFLEYVSEATVGRLMPANRNP